The Bdellovibrio sp. ZAP7 DNA segment TATCGCCACGAGCTTGAAGCCGACCTAGAACCGTTCAAAGGTTTGTTGATGGGTCTGTTTTTTATCTCGGTGGGTATGTCAGTGAATATCACTCTGCTGATGAAAAACCCAGCCTTCGTGTTATTCGCGACAGCTCTTTATATGATGGTCAAAGGCTTCATGCTTTACGGTGTGGGCCGCACATTGAAACTTCATTCGACGGCCTCCAGAAACATGGCAGCTTACCTCGCTCAAGGGGGTGAGTTCGCCTTCGTGATCTTCGGTGTAGGCCAAAACTCAAATGTTTTAAGTCAGGAACTTTCAGACACGCTGACGTTGATCGTAACTTTGTCGATGATCATAAGTCCGTTCGTCATCGTCGCGAATGCAAAATTCGAAAGCTGGGTGGCCACTCACAAACCAAAACAAGAATGGGACAGCTTTGAAGGAGTTGACAGCGAAATCATTATCGCGGGCTTTGGTCGCTTCGGTCAGATCTTTGGCCGTATCTTACGTGCCCAGGATATTAAATTCACCGCGATCGATCACGATCCCGAACAAATCGAGTTACTAAGACGCTTCGGCAACAAGGTCTATTATGGAGATGCCTCCCGTCACGAAATTATGGAAGCTGCCGGAGCTGGCAAAGCGAAGTACCTGATCATCGCCGTCGATGATGTCGAGACCTCCAAAAAACTCGCGCAAATGGCGAAAGAGCATTTTAAAAACTTAAAAATCTATGCCCGCGCCAGAAACCGTGCCCACGTTTTTGACTTGCTAGACATCGGTATCGAGATGACTCACATTCGCAGAGAAACTTTCGAATCAAGTTTGCTGCTGACCAGAGAACTCTTATTGGATCTGGGCTTCCCAAGTGATCGCGCTCGCGCAGTTATCGAAAGATTCCACCGCCATGACGAATTGATGATGGCCGAACAATACAAAGTCCGCCACGATCAAAAACTTTTCCTGGATACATCCCGCCAGGGCATGCAGCAATTGTCTGAAGTTTTACGTGAAGACCAAATCAGAACTTATATCGACGCCAAAGATCTACAAAAACCGGAAGACCCAGCCCCGGAATCGGAGACTCGCGCATGAGCCAACAAGAAAAACCGCCAATGACTTTGGCTTTGCGTGAACTAGAAAAACACGGCGTCGAATTAACCTACCACCTATTCACATACCAAGAAAAAGGCGGCACCGCTCATTCATCGAAAGAAATGGGCGTCGACGAACACGCCGTCATCAAAACCCTGATCATGGAAGACGAAGACAAAGCCCCACTCATCGTCCTCATGCACGGAGACATGCAAGTCTCCACCAAAAACCTTGCAAGAACCTTAGGCAAAAAATCCATCACCCCTTGCAAACCCGAAGTAGCCGACCGCCACTCCGGATACCAAGTCGGCGGCACCTCCCCTTTCGGAACAAAAAAGAAAATGCCCATCTACATGGAAGAATCAATCCTAACGCTCCCAAAAATCTACATCAACGGCGGCAAAAGAGGTTTCCTAGTAGGCATGGATCCCAAACAGGCCGAAAAAATCCTAACCCCCACCCTAGTAAACGTAGGAATCAAAGGCTAAAATCCCTTTTCTCTAATAACCAGCCTGTTAAATAAATAAACTGCGTATGGCAGAGAGATTCAGACTCGGGCAAGGCAGACGAATGCCTGCACGCAGTCGACCTCCGTCGGCGCACGATGCGCGAACCGGCGCAGCCGGCGACGGTGAGCCTGGATGGCGTGTCGACGGAGCTGCAGGCAGGCGACTGACTTGACCGAGGCTGAAGCGCTCGGCCATTCGTTGATCTAACTTATTTATTTAAGAGGCTGGTTATCAGCAGGAATGCGAGGGTAAGCACGACGAGCTTGAATCTCTTTAGCTTTAGCGCCAGTGATTCTGAGATAAGGAACTGCCGTATTCTTGTCGGCAAGCCCAATACGATTGAAAGGGTTCGTTTTTTCATACCATGGGACGAAGCCCGAGTAGAAGTCAAAGCGACCACGGCCATTGATGCCTGATCCCTTGTCGCGGATGATGAAATAACCATCGTGCAAAGTACCATCTGGCAAGATCAGGCCAATAACTGATGGGATGTAAATCACCTCACCCAATTTATAAACCGTCAAATCCGCTGCCAATGTGTGGAAAGGATCCAAGCAAACCGTACGATCGCCGTAACCGTATTTGCATTCTTCACGATTGATTTCGAAATAGCGGTTTTGGCCTT contains these protein-coding regions:
- a CDS encoding monovalent cation:proton antiporter-2 (CPA2) family protein, which produces MLEHPHLLQALAFLGSSVLLVPVFQRLGLGSILGYLAAGILIGPQGAKLIIDVKAVQNLSEFGVVFLLFLIGLELQPKKLLAMKRTLAGFGGLQIITCCLALGALVKLLGASWQSAMVAGFALSLSSTAFALQAMAEKKVLNTEFGRSSFAILLMQDVAAIPALAIIPTLGLAQATSGHEVNWLGVLGIFLGLLLFNYTLMGPFLRQVAALRSRELFTGVTLTIVIGVAYLMEHMGISMALGAFLAGVLLSESEYRHELEADLEPFKGLLMGLFFISVGMSVNITLLMKNPAFVLFATALYMMVKGFMLYGVGRTLKLHSTASRNMAAYLAQGGEFAFVIFGVGQNSNVLSQELSDTLTLIVTLSMIISPFVIVANAKFESWVATHKPKQEWDSFEGVDSEIIIAGFGRFGQIFGRILRAQDIKFTAIDHDPEQIELLRRFGNKVYYGDASRHEIMEAAGAGKAKYLIIAVDDVETSKKLAQMAKEHFKNLKIYARARNRAHVFDLLDIGIEMTHIRRETFESSLLLTRELLLDLGFPSDRARAVIERFHRHDELMMAEQYKVRHDQKLFLDTSRQGMQQLSEVLREDQIRTYIDAKDLQKPEDPAPESETRA
- the ybaK gene encoding Cys-tRNA(Pro) deacylase, which encodes MSQQEKPPMTLALRELEKHGVELTYHLFTYQEKGGTAHSSKEMGVDEHAVIKTLIMEDEDKAPLIVLMHGDMQVSTKNLARTLGKKSITPCKPEVADRHSGYQVGGTSPFGTKKKMPIYMEESILTLPKIYINGGKRGFLVGMDPKQAEKILTPTLVNVGIKG